From Pan troglodytes isolate AG18354 chromosome 1, NHGRI_mPanTro3-v2.0_pri, whole genome shotgun sequence:
CAAGTTTCAATCATTTAATTAACACCTTTAAATGAAACACAGTTTTCTTCATGTGTCTCACTCAGGCTTCAGGGCAGAGGGAATGGATTTTTAGACATATCAAAGactcaaaaatttaaagaaatatatatatgtatatatatacttctaacattttatggaaattaaaaatcagaGGCTTTTGGTCTCTCCATTTACTCTAGGTCAAGCTCATTTACCCCAGAGGACAAAGAAGGGTTGCCTCTTCTAGACCCTCCCTTCTCCTTTGTCCTCTGTCCCACCCAGCAGGGAAACAAGCTCAGAAGATCCTAACGGGGTAGAGTTCCAGTAAcgttggaggagggagagggaaagagaagtcAGGTTCTCTCCCACCTCCAGCCATTCCCAGGTTGCTGCCAGGGCCTGGTTTCATGCAGCTTTGACCCAGTCCTGGATCCTAGGGGGTGGGGTAGATCAGGAGCTCTGAGCAGAACAGTGCTCACTGATTATCCTCTTTCCCCAACTCAGTGGGCAGGTGCAGCATACACCCAGCAGCACTCTCCACTGCCCACAGGCAAGGGAAGAATATTGATTGATTAGCTACGAGGAGAAGACAGTAGTGACTAGTGGAAAACAGCCTGGAGAGGGCCAGAGGAACCTGGCTCTCACCACATCCCCTCTGTTCCCAGCCTTGGTGAGGGGGCGGGGAGGTCATGTCAACCTCTCTCCTTGGTGGTGAAGCTAAAAGCAAGGTTCCTTGCCAGACTCAAGCCCAAGTCACTGTTAAGGAAAGAGGATCAAGAAAGAAGCGGTGGCCCTGGGGGGCAGCCATGCTGCTGTGGACCCACGGGGGCCAATGGGGAAGCCAGCTTGCCTAGACAGGTGGCACAGGCTGAAAATAGAAAGGTTAACATTCCCGGAGAGTACAGTAAGAGAGGCTGATACCTACGGGACCACCACCCAGCCTGCCCTAGAAGCACTGGGTGCCCCTCACTGACTAGGGAAGACTTGAGTAAAATGCACCTGTGGCTTCCCATCCTTGTCACTCAGCGTTAGCCGCCCCCAGTGGAACCACCTGTGCTGAAAGGCAGCTGCAGAAAGGACATGCACCGAAACGAGGAGAGAGAAAGGTCAGAGAATGAAGTGTGGAGGGCCAGGCCTGGGCCCACTGCTCAAGGAAGCTCCCCACCTCCAGATGCTCCCTTCCATCCACCTCCTCAGTGCTTGCTCAGCCCAAAGGCTCCTGCCTCTGAAGTGCTGGGGGCCCACCCACTCCAGTGTGGTCAAGGAGGCAAGGGGCAGGTGCTTGACACTGCCAAGTGCCCCGAGATGACTCTACTGCTCACCCATTTCTTTGGGCTCTGGCAGTCTCCTACTTGTCCCCAGCATGGAGCACCTGGCAGAACTGGAAGGCAGGAGGGTGGTTGGTGAGTTGAGGCACAGGAAGGCCAATCCCCTCTGCACCTTTTGTGCTTTGGAATTCCACAGCCCCACACCTGCCCCCAGCCTAGAGAAGCCTGTGGGAACACAATGACTTGGCCACCTTCAGGAACCAAGAGGAGTAAACTGGATTGGGCAGGAGGGCACAGACTGGTCCCAAGCTATGGGCTGACTGCCGGGGATGGATTCTGCTGCCATGTAAACAGGCCCTTGGAATGCAACTTCCTGGGCCCTGGAGGATGGCCATGCAGCCACTTTTCAAAAGTGCTTTGATTCTGGACTATAGTATGTGCATGGTTTggacatgaaaaaaaatgaaactctgGTGAGGTGTCCTGCTCCCAACTCTGCGGCCTCAGGGCCAGCAGGGGGCGCAGCCACCCTCTCCCGCCAACTACCCCCTTCAAGATGAGGCTAAGGCCAAGACTGAAGCGGCAACTGCCGGAGGTGAACCCATTCGGGAAAAGGCATGAGCGCGGGATGACTCGGAGGACAGGAGCAACACCAGGCTTGCATAAGTATCAAAGGCCgtggaggttaaggctgcaggcGCCCTCTCTATTAGGTTGTGTCTGCTGTATCCTCTCGTCCTTGGAGCTGCTCGGGTCCCTGAGATTGTGTTTCTGGGATGGGTCAGCAGTGCCAGTGAGGTGCCTGGTGGTCAGGCCAGCTCTTTCTGTGAGTCTGGGGGAGAAAAATAAGACACTTAGCAAGGGGCCTCCTGGCTTGATTCTGGCACTAGGAGCCCAACAAAGCATACCCTCACCCAACCTTCTTACCCCTTTGACTTACTGACCATGCCCACAGCACTGGGCTGGACACCCTACACATGTTCAGACACTACAATGTAGGTGTCACTGCCCCACACTTTACAATGTAGCTAGGAAGGGTAGGGAAAGAGGCAAAGCTGGAATTCAAACACAGTAGGCCTGACACTCacacaccattctcctcctctGGGCCCCAGCAAGGGTGACAGCTTGCCCTTCCCAGGTATTCTCAGACCAGAAAAGTTAAAGATCCAAGAACAAATCCCCCATGGCGGGACTTCAGATTCCTACTTCCCATCATCAGCAATGGGACCTCACCCTAGCACTGCCCACTgtacctgagcccgggaggcccATCTTCTCCTCTGGGCCCACCAGCTGCAGGACACCTCCATTCTCTGCCAGCTCCCTCTTAGTCCTGTCCTGGGTGTGAGGGAGCCCATTGGTGGGAGGAGCAGTAAGGGGCTCAGCTCGAGGGTAACTGGGGGAGGCGGGTGGGGGGACTCCCACAGACGGCTTGCGGGCCACAGGTGGGGGAGCCTTAGGTGACTTCTTTGGGGCCTGGGGTGGCCGCTGCTCTGAGATGCTCCGGAGTTCTGCCACCAGATTCCGCTGGAGGTCAGCCTGGGTCTCAGGGGACACAGGCCGCTCCAGCTGCAGCTTCCTAGTGCCCTTGGAGAAGATGAAACTGGCCGTTGAGGCAGGGGACTGGGGAGGCCGTGGCTCTGCCTCAGGCGGTCCGTTGGGCTGGGCACTTGAGAGGCCTTCACTGGCGGCCAGGCTGCAGGCCTTGAGTCGGACGGCAGCATGGAGCCCTGAGGAGGGGGCAGGCACTGGGCTGGCCCGCCCTGACAGGGCCCTTCGCAGTGGTTTCTGGGGGGCCGATGGCCCCAGTGCTGGGGTGGGAGCCCCTCCTGGAGCACCCACGGAGCGCAGCCGCACCATCTGCAGGAGCGAGGGCGTGACCAGGGGCGCACCTACGTCCTCCCTGGGAGGCCCACCGCCCTTGCTACAGCCCACCGGTTCCTTCTGAGGGAGCTTGGCCACATGCCCTGGGGCGGAACTAGCAGGAGCTGGGGCTGGCGGAGCTGGAGGAGGGTCTGGGCTACCCGGGGGCTGAATCTGCAAAGCAGTAGCTGAGGAGGACGAAGCAGCCGGGGAGCTGACAAGCTCTGGGGAGCCTGAAGGGCCTGCAGGCTCAGGACTGGCCACAGAGAAAAAAGCCTCCTCTGGTGGGGGGAAGTCAGCCATGGACAGGTCCTGCTCCTCAGGGGCAGGGGGCGGAGGAGGGGGCCAGTTGGGATCTTGGAGGGGCTCCTCAGCAGTCTCTGAGGCAGATGGTGCCTCCACAACCACCTCTGGCTTCTTagtgggtggtgggggtggatgataagatgggggtggggaaggtgggggTGACTGGTCTTTGGAGATGACAGGAGACTCCTGCAGTGGAGTCAAGGTTGTCTGGGGAGTGGGAGGGGACTGAGGACTGGCGTCAGTGGTAGAAACAGGCCCAGGAACCACAGCAGGGGCGGCTAGAGCAGGGGCAGCTGGGTTAGGGCTCCTGGgcttggagggaggtggggagaagggggCAGGCACCTTGGGGTGAGGAGGTATGACAAACCTGTCACCCAGGGGGGTCAATATCTGTGGCCCAGAGCGGTCTGAGGGGGCTGGGTCAGAGGAGGAGGAACATAAAGACGTGAGGGAAGAGGAGACGGAGGCCCCAGGGGAGCGAAGGGACGTGACACGCTCTGGTTTAGGGGGCTGGGCCTTGCCTGGGGAAGCAGGGGGACCTGCCAGGCCcttgggagggagggtgggagtaCCACTTTGGCTCGAGTATCCACTGGAGGGCGAAAGTGTCCGTTCTGGGGACCGTGGGGGGCGCCGGGAACCACCCGGAGACAAGCCAGGTACCCAGCTGTTGGCTGGGTTGGGTGGACAGGGTGCTGCCCCCGCCCCTTCTGAGCCACCAGTGGTGGGTGGCCGAGGCAGCTGGGGCTGCTGCTTACGCTCAGGCTTAGGGGGCAACCCTAACGGCCCATCAGGCACTGCTAAGCCCCGCTGATGGAGGGAGTGGGTCCGGCGGGGAGGGGGTGGAGGCCGCTTCAGCTTACGCAGGGACACACTCCGGCCAGACAACTGCCCACTGCTCCGAATGCTGAGTGTGTCTGAGGCCTCAGCAGTGCTGCCCCCACTGGGAGAGCCCCTCCCACTGCCTCCCTGGGGACGGGGTACCATGCTATTGCTAGCCGTAGAGCTCTCCGGCTGGCCCTCAGAGCCACCCTTAGAGGAGAGGGTGGAACCGTCAGACACAATGGTGTCGGAGGATTGAGAGTGGCTCCAGGTGTCACTGGAGGAGGATGGGTGGCGGCTGCGGGGCTGTGGGCTGGAGACGGAGGAGAAGCGCCCCAGCGAGCGGACGGAGGCTGGGCTGGCCGAGTGCAGGCTGCAGCGGCTTAGTGTGCGCAGGCTGCAGCGGCCTAGGGCCACCACGTCCACTGTAGGCGGCAGCACAGCATGTGGAATCAACTTCGACAGGTAGGTGGCCTGGGGGGAGATGGACATGGCCGGGCTCAGGGGCTCTGCAGGCCCTGCCCCTCCTGTCAGTCCAGGCACTGCTAGGGACATGGGCCGGGTCAATGGTGGGGCCCGGGTGCCCGTGGACCGGCCAACAAAGGTGTCATCCCGGTAGACACGGTCAATGTGGCGCTGCAGCATGGCCTCTGTCTCAGCGCCAGCCTCCGCCTCTGCCTCCAGCGCCTGCAGGGACACCCGGGCCCCCATCCCTGAGGTGCCTCGGGGGCGGCCGTCCACTGTGGGGATGCGTACAGCATCCCGTGCACCAGGAGCCCGAGGCGTGCCTGATGCCTCACGCTCATTCCGCAGGCCTGGAAGGGACAGGGAGGAGGTGGGGTCAGCAGAGAGGGGATGACCAAggctccccacccaccccaccactGCCCTCCTAACCCAGGCCTCACCAAGCTCCTTCTGCACATGCTGCGGGAGTCCCAGCACAGTGCTCCGCCGCTCCCGCCGACGCCGCCCTGACTTTCCAGATTTGGGAAATGAGTCATGGGGTCGGAAGGTGGAGCCTGGGGGCCAGTCGTGGGAGAAAAACTGTTAGAGCAAAGGACTCCGGGCACATTCTGCAGGGCACTACTTTTGTAATAAGAGCTCTGCGAGAAATGGTTTCCACAGTCAAGTAGGTATGGACAAGGCTAGGTTAAACAAAGCTAGAGGCTTCTTTCTGTAAGACTTCTGGAAGGCTACTAAGTCAATGATGGTAATTTCCCTTTAGTGATAGCTTATTATTTAGTAAACATATTATTACGTGTTAGTCGTCATGCTAAACATTTGGCATTCATTCCAATAGGGTACTTATCCTCATTTTTATAGAACATCAAacagaagttcagagaggttaagggttttcccaaggtcacacagctggcacgTAGTTAGTTACACCAGGCCTCCAACAGTTAAGATTTTctaactctttttttattttttttttgagatggagtctcacactgtcgaccaggctggagtgcagtggtgcaatctcggctcactgcaagctccacctcccgggttcacgccattctcctgcctcagcctcccaagtagctgggactacaggcacctgccatcaggcaaggctaattttttgtatttttagtagagacggggtttcaccatgttagccaggatggtctcgatctcctgacctcgtgacccgcccacctcgacctcccaaagtgctgggattacaggcgtgagccaccgcacccggccgccaAGATTTTCTAACTCTTAACTGCTTTATAGTTAGTGTGTATCACGAATGTGCAAGAGGACACAGGGAACTGTGTTTCCCGAATTCATTGAATTAGAGAGCCTGGTGAAACACTGGATAAGGAGGAAAAGAAGCTACAGATGCTGGGACCCAATGGCGCCCACTGTCCCTCTCCCCTGCCCATGAATCCACCTTTGCGCTGGATCATCTCCGAGCGGATGGAGAGCGCGTCCTCTGCTGTGGAGCTCTCAGCCACGTAGGATGTGGTCTGACTGCAGAAGGAGATGTTGTCTTCATCCGGCCCCGTCCGGGAGGACTATCAGGGTAGAAGGAGATCTGGGTGGGGCTGTCTCCTCAAGGCTCCCCATTggaactttttttgagacaaatccagctcaggctggagtgcagtagcgaaatcttggctcaccgcaacctccgcctcccaagttcaagcgattatcctgcctcagcctctcaagcagctgggattataggtaccctcccaccatgcctggctaatttttgtatttctggtagggacagggtttcaccactttggccaggctggtctcgaaatcctgacctcaagtgatccgcccacctcagcgtcccaaagtgctggggttacaagtgtaagccacctcgcccagcctcccACTCGAACTTTTGAGTCACAGATCCCCTCCAGCATCACCTAGCACTGAGCAACCCTGGACTAGCCCTCAGGGGTCATTTAGTGTAGCCCTTtgtgataaagaaactgagacccagaaatgTTCCAAGACATCCTTGCCAGGGGTCAAGCAGGTAGAGAAGAGTCAGGACTGAGCTGGAGGCAGGGCTCACCTGGATACTCTGGGTGTCTCCATGGTCCCAGCCGCCCTTGTtcagtttctgtttctctggaagacACCAGAAGGGTCTGTTGGGTTAGGCCCCTGACCTTGAGAGCTGACAGTGCAGCactggagggaggagaggggaggggagtggagaggaaGCTTACCTTGGTGTTGTAGGGAGCGGAGCCCCTCCTGGGCCTGAGTGTGCAGCTCTTCCAGGTGGGGGGGTCGCCCACTGGGAAAGAAGACGTTGTCCTGGTGCTCATTCACTGCAGACCCTGGCCCCTGGCCAGGCCCTACACTTAGACGTTTGTCATTCTCAGCCTTGGCAGAGCCTAgtaggagggaggaggaagggaaatgaGGCAAAGGCATCTGGGCCCTGCAGGGGCACAGGTCCCACGGCAAGGGCACTCATGGTCCCCAGACTGCACACGGCCATTGCATATACAAGCAATGCCCCCTTCCCCAGTCTGGACACATAACCCACAGTTCTGGAGTACTCAACACACACAGCCCCCATATACACAAACTACACCCAAGTGTACATAAATCTGAGTACCCACACCGCACAAAGGGCCCCATATAAGGCACCACACACAGGGCACACAGGTACACAGGTCTACTGTGTACGTACACAGCACCCACAGATGTCATTCATGTATATAAACAAAGGGCATCCGAGTATAAACACACATAGGTACACACACCAAGCACACCCAGCCCGCACGTAAACACAACACCCACAGTCCCTGCTCTGTATATACACAAACAGTAACCAAGTATACACACGACTATGTACTCACACGTCACTCAGAGCCCCACAAAAGACATCCCGAGTATACACATAGCCCATAGTAAATACATTGCTCTTGCCTCCATACCCAAAACCCCACTTCACAGGAAAATAAACCACTCTTTTCATGCCACCACTTGACCCAGGTCCAGGAAGAAGATACCACAGGAAATCAGGAAGGAGAGACAGCTGGCATGAGTTACAACCATATTCCCAGAAAATCCTAGGGGGGATGCAGACTAAGGAGATAGCCTCCTGGGTCCCCT
This genomic window contains:
- the NHSL3 gene encoding NHS-like protein 3 isoform X3 → MGNSHHKRKAPSGPRVRSFWRFGRSAKRPAGSAKAENDKRLSVGPGQGPGSAVNEHQDNVFFPSGRPPHLEELHTQAQEGLRSLQHQEKQKLNKGGWDHGDTQSIQSSRTGPDEDNISFCSQTTSYVAESSTAEDALSIRSEMIQRKGSTFRPHDSFPKSGKSGRRRRERRSTVLGLPQHVQKELGLRNEREASGTPRAPGARDAVRIPTVDGRPRGTSGMGARVSLQALEAEAEAGAETEAMLQRHIDRVYRDDTFVGRSTGTRAPPLTRPMSLAVPGLTGGAGPAEPLSPAMSISPQATYLSKLIPHAVLPPTVDVVALGRCSLRTLSRCSLHSASPASVRSLGRFSSVSSPQPRSRHPSSSSDTWSHSQSSDTIVSDGSTLSSKGGSEGQPESSTASNSMVPRPQGGSGRGSPSGGSTAEASDTLSIRSSGQLSGRSVSLRKLKRPPPPPRRTHSLHQRGLAVPDGPLGLPPKPERKQQPQLPRPPTTGGSEGAGAAPCPPNPANSWVPGLSPGGSRRPPRSPERTLSPSSGYSSQSGTPTLPPKGLAGPPASPGKAQPPKPERVTSLRSPGASVSSSLTSLCSSSSDPAPSDRSGPQILTPLGDRFVIPPHPKVPAPFSPPPSKPRSPNPAAPALAAPAVVPGPVSTTDASPQSPPTPQTTLTPLQESPVISKDQSPPPSPPPSYHPPPPPTKKPEVVVEAPSASETAEEPLQDPNWPPPPPPAPEEQDLSMADFPPPEEAFFSVASPEPAGPSGSPELVSSPAASSSSATALQIQPPGSPDPPPAPPAPAPASSAPGHVAKLPQKEPVGCSKGGGPPREDVGAPLVTPSLLQMVRLRSVGAPGGAPTPALGPSAPQKPLRRALSGRASPVPAPSSGLHAAVRLKACSLAASEGLSSAQPNGPPEAEPRPPQSPASTASFIFSKGTRKLQLERPVSPETQADLQRNLVAELRSISEQRPPQAPKKSPKAPPPVARKPSVGVPPPASPSYPRAEPLTAPPTNGLPHTQDRTKRELAENGGVLQLVGPEEKMGLPGSDSQKELA
- the NHSL3 gene encoding NHS-like protein 3 isoform X5, with translation MIQRKGSTFRPHDSFPKSGKSGRRRRERRSTVLGLPQHVQKELGLRNEREASGTPRAPGARDAVRIPTVDGRPRGTSGMGARVSLQALEAEAEAGAETEAMLQRHIDRVYRDDTFVGRSTGTRAPPLTRPMSLAVPGLTGGAGPAEPLSPAMSISPQATYLSKLIPHAVLPPTVDVVALGRCSLRTLSRCSLHSASPASVRSLGRFSSVSSPQPRSRHPSSSSDTWSHSQSSDTIVSDGSTLSSKGGSEGQPESSTASNSMVPRPQGGSGRGSPSGGSTAEASDTLSIRSSGQLSGRSVSLRKLKRPPPPPRRTHSLHQRGLAVPDGPLGLPPKPERKQQPQLPRPPTTGGSEGAGAAPCPPNPANSWVPGLSPGGSRRPPRSPERTLSPSSGYSSQSGTPTLPPKGLAGPPASPGKAQPPKPERVTSLRSPGASVSSSLTSLCSSSSDPAPSDRSGPQILTPLGDRFVIPPHPKVPAPFSPPPSKPRSPNPAAPALAAPAVVPGPVSTTDASPQSPPTPQTTLTPLQESPVISKDQSPPPSPPPSYHPPPPPTKKPEVVVEAPSASETAEEPLQDPNWPPPPPPAPEEQDLSMADFPPPEEAFFSVASPEPAGPSGSPELVSSPAASSSSATALQIQPPGSPDPPPAPPAPAPASSAPGHVAKLPQKEPVGCSKGGGPPREDVGAPLVTPSLLQMVRLRSVGAPGGAPTPALGPSAPQKPLRRALSGRASPVPAPSSGLHAAVRLKACSLAASEGLSSAQPNGPPEAEPRPPQSPASTASFIFSKGTRKLQLERPVSPETQADLQRNLVAELRSISEQRPPQAPKKSPKAPPPVARKPSVGVPPPASPSYPRAEPLTAPPTNGLPHTQDRTKRELAENGGVLQLVGPEEKMGLPGSDSQKELA
- the NHSL3 gene encoding NHS-like protein 3 isoform X4 codes for the protein MVVFVGRRLPALLGLFKKKGSAKAENDKRLSVGPGQGPGSAVNEHQDNVFFPSGRPPHLEELHTQAQEGLRSLQHQEKQKLNKGGWDHGDTQSIQSSRTGPDEDNISFCSQTTSYVAESSTAEDALSIRSEMIQRKGSTFRPHDSFPKSGKSGRRRRERRSTVLGLPQHVQKELGLRNEREASGTPRAPGARDAVRIPTVDGRPRGTSGMGARVSLQALEAEAEAGAETEAMLQRHIDRVYRDDTFVGRSTGTRAPPLTRPMSLAVPGLTGGAGPAEPLSPAMSISPQATYLSKLIPHAVLPPTVDVVALGRCSLRTLSRCSLHSASPASVRSLGRFSSVSSPQPRSRHPSSSSDTWSHSQSSDTIVSDGSTLSSKGGSEGQPESSTASNSMVPRPQGGSGRGSPSGGSTAEASDTLSIRSSGQLSGRSVSLRKLKRPPPPPRRTHSLHQRGLAVPDGPLGLPPKPERKQQPQLPRPPTTGGSEGAGAAPCPPNPANSWVPGLSPGGSRRPPRSPERTLSPSSGYSSQSGTPTLPPKGLAGPPASPGKAQPPKPERVTSLRSPGASVSSSLTSLCSSSSDPAPSDRSGPQILTPLGDRFVIPPHPKVPAPFSPPPSKPRSPNPAAPALAAPAVVPGPVSTTDASPQSPPTPQTTLTPLQESPVISKDQSPPPSPPPSYHPPPPPTKKPEVVVEAPSASETAEEPLQDPNWPPPPPPAPEEQDLSMADFPPPEEAFFSVASPEPAGPSGSPELVSSPAASSSSATALQIQPPGSPDPPPAPPAPAPASSAPGHVAKLPQKEPVGCSKGGGPPREDVGAPLVTPSLLQMVRLRSVGAPGGAPTPALGPSAPQKPLRRALSGRASPVPAPSSGLHAAVRLKACSLAASEGLSSAQPNGPPEAEPRPPQSPASTASFIFSKGTRKLQLERPVSPETQADLQRNLVAELRSISEQRPPQAPKKSPKAPPPVARKPSVGVPPPASPSYPRAEPLTAPPTNGLPHTQDRTKRELAENGGVLQLVGPEEKMGLPGSDSQKELA
- the NHSL3 gene encoding NHS-like protein 3 isoform X1 — protein: MAARAPPAAPAAEEPGNPGGPPRRKKSRSGASGLRRAFSWLRGKRRKKKAAGAEGAEPAAPRAKKAEDKAKRAKGKGRGSAKAENDKRLSVGPGQGPGSAVNEHQDNVFFPSGRPPHLEELHTQAQEGLRSLQHQEKQKLNKGGWDHGDTQSIQSSRTGPDEDNISFCSQTTSYVAESSTAEDALSIRSEMIQRKGSTFRPHDSFPKSGKSGRRRRERRSTVLGLPQHVQKELGLRNEREASGTPRAPGARDAVRIPTVDGRPRGTSGMGARVSLQALEAEAEAGAETEAMLQRHIDRVYRDDTFVGRSTGTRAPPLTRPMSLAVPGLTGGAGPAEPLSPAMSISPQATYLSKLIPHAVLPPTVDVVALGRCSLRTLSRCSLHSASPASVRSLGRFSSVSSPQPRSRHPSSSSDTWSHSQSSDTIVSDGSTLSSKGGSEGQPESSTASNSMVPRPQGGSGRGSPSGGSTAEASDTLSIRSSGQLSGRSVSLRKLKRPPPPPRRTHSLHQRGLAVPDGPLGLPPKPERKQQPQLPRPPTTGGSEGAGAAPCPPNPANSWVPGLSPGGSRRPPRSPERTLSPSSGYSSQSGTPTLPPKGLAGPPASPGKAQPPKPERVTSLRSPGASVSSSLTSLCSSSSDPAPSDRSGPQILTPLGDRFVIPPHPKVPAPFSPPPSKPRSPNPAAPALAAPAVVPGPVSTTDASPQSPPTPQTTLTPLQESPVISKDQSPPPSPPPSYHPPPPPTKKPEVVVEAPSASETAEEPLQDPNWPPPPPPAPEEQDLSMADFPPPEEAFFSVASPEPAGPSGSPELVSSPAASSSSATALQIQPPGSPDPPPAPPAPAPASSAPGHVAKLPQKEPVGCSKGGGPPREDVGAPLVTPSLLQMVRLRSVGAPGGAPTPALGPSAPQKPLRRALSGRASPVPAPSSGLHAAVRLKACSLAASEGLSSAQPNGPPEAEPRPPQSPASTASFIFSKGTRKLQLERPVSPETQADLQRNLVAELRSISEQRPPQAPKKSPKAPPPVARKPSVGVPPPASPSYPRAEPLTAPPTNGLPHTQDRTKRELAENGGVLQLVGPEEKMGLPGSDSQKELA
- the NHSL3 gene encoding NHS-like protein 3 isoform X2; protein product: MASPSTGGACNRILCNGCLAPLQQGPGPGPGPPGEGDTWDYFPKRDWSSLGQVEGPGSFFSPPLPILPLRGSHMGSAKAENDKRLSVGPGQGPGSAVNEHQDNVFFPSGRPPHLEELHTQAQEGLRSLQHQEKQKLNKGGWDHGDTQSIQSSRTGPDEDNISFCSQTTSYVAESSTAEDALSIRSEMIQRKGSTFRPHDSFPKSGKSGRRRRERRSTVLGLPQHVQKELGLRNEREASGTPRAPGARDAVRIPTVDGRPRGTSGMGARVSLQALEAEAEAGAETEAMLQRHIDRVYRDDTFVGRSTGTRAPPLTRPMSLAVPGLTGGAGPAEPLSPAMSISPQATYLSKLIPHAVLPPTVDVVALGRCSLRTLSRCSLHSASPASVRSLGRFSSVSSPQPRSRHPSSSSDTWSHSQSSDTIVSDGSTLSSKGGSEGQPESSTASNSMVPRPQGGSGRGSPSGGSTAEASDTLSIRSSGQLSGRSVSLRKLKRPPPPPRRTHSLHQRGLAVPDGPLGLPPKPERKQQPQLPRPPTTGGSEGAGAAPCPPNPANSWVPGLSPGGSRRPPRSPERTLSPSSGYSSQSGTPTLPPKGLAGPPASPGKAQPPKPERVTSLRSPGASVSSSLTSLCSSSSDPAPSDRSGPQILTPLGDRFVIPPHPKVPAPFSPPPSKPRSPNPAAPALAAPAVVPGPVSTTDASPQSPPTPQTTLTPLQESPVISKDQSPPPSPPPSYHPPPPPTKKPEVVVEAPSASETAEEPLQDPNWPPPPPPAPEEQDLSMADFPPPEEAFFSVASPEPAGPSGSPELVSSPAASSSSATALQIQPPGSPDPPPAPPAPAPASSAPGHVAKLPQKEPVGCSKGGGPPREDVGAPLVTPSLLQMVRLRSVGAPGGAPTPALGPSAPQKPLRRALSGRASPVPAPSSGLHAAVRLKACSLAASEGLSSAQPNGPPEAEPRPPQSPASTASFIFSKGTRKLQLERPVSPETQADLQRNLVAELRSISEQRPPQAPKKSPKAPPPVARKPSVGVPPPASPSYPRAEPLTAPPTNGLPHTQDRTKRELAENGGVLQLVGPEEKMGLPGSDSQKELA